One window of Amaranthus tricolor cultivar Red isolate AtriRed21 chromosome 13, ASM2621246v1, whole genome shotgun sequence genomic DNA carries:
- the LOC130798501 gene encoding uncharacterized protein LOC130798501 isoform X3: MGVLPLISSSLPLQTHIHLLSTKTQLQNPIFGSKSSSNILKAVNLTSKNVKLRSKSNDQAEVNPIFTDENGVVNDMEAYLNSLSLEYDSVWDTKPAWCQPWTITLTGVSLITCSWHIQK; encoded by the exons ATGGGTGTTCTTCCACTTATATCTTCGTCTCTTCCCTTGCAAACCCATATTCACTTGCTATCAACAAAAACCCAACTCCAAAATCCAATCTTTGGGTCTAAATCCTCTTCAAATATTCTTAAAGCTGTTAATTTAACCTCCAAAAATGTAAAATTGAGAAGCAAGTCCAATGATCAAGCTGAGGTTAACCCTATATTCACTGATGAAAATGGCGTTGTAAATGATATGGAAGCTTATCTCAATTCACTCTCCCTTGAATATGATTCTGTTTGGGACACTAAACCTGCTTG GTGTCAGCCATGGACAATAACCCTGACTGGCGTGTCACTGATTACGTGCAGCTG GCATATACAGAAATGA
- the LOC130798501 gene encoding uncharacterized protein LOC130798501 isoform X2 — protein sequence MGVLPLISSSLPLQTHIHLLSTKTQLQNPIFGSKSSSNILKAVNLTSKNVKLRSKSNDQAEVNPIFTDENGVVNDMEAYLNSLSLEYDSVWDTKPAWCQPWTITLTGVSLITCSWLVLHSIVITVLVSSLICAWWYIFLYSYPKWKFCLSLGSKVRFSVLPDSFFGSP from the exons ATGGGTGTTCTTCCACTTATATCTTCGTCTCTTCCCTTGCAAACCCATATTCACTTGCTATCAACAAAAACCCAACTCCAAAATCCAATCTTTGGGTCTAAATCCTCTTCAAATATTCTTAAAGCTGTTAATTTAACCTCCAAAAATGTAAAATTGAGAAGCAAGTCCAATGATCAAGCTGAGGTTAACCCTATATTCACTGATGAAAATGGCGTTGTAAATGATATGGAAGCTTATCTCAATTCACTCTCCCTTGAATATGATTCTGTTTGGGACACTAAACCTGCTTG GTGTCAGCCATGGACAATAACCCTGACTGGCGTGTCACTGATTACGTGCAGCTGGTTGGTTCTACATTCTATCGTCATCACTGTTTTAGTTTCGTCTCTAATATGTGCTTGGTGGTACATCTTTCTATACTCTTATCCTAAG TGGAAGTTCTGTTTATCCTTAGGTTCGAAGGTTCGCTTTTCAGTTCTGCCTGATTCATTCTTTGGGTCTCCTTAG
- the LOC130798501 gene encoding uncharacterized protein LOC130798501 isoform X1: MGVLPLISSSLPLQTHIHLLSTKTQLQNPIFGSKSSSNILKAVNLTSKNVKLRSKSNDQAEVNPIFTDENGVVNDMEAYLNSLSLEYDSVWDTKPAWCQPWTITLTGVSLITCSWLVLHSIVITVLVSSLICAWWYIFLYSYPKAYTEMIAERRAKVKSGSEDTYGWSKNQ, from the exons ATGGGTGTTCTTCCACTTATATCTTCGTCTCTTCCCTTGCAAACCCATATTCACTTGCTATCAACAAAAACCCAACTCCAAAATCCAATCTTTGGGTCTAAATCCTCTTCAAATATTCTTAAAGCTGTTAATTTAACCTCCAAAAATGTAAAATTGAGAAGCAAGTCCAATGATCAAGCTGAGGTTAACCCTATATTCACTGATGAAAATGGCGTTGTAAATGATATGGAAGCTTATCTCAATTCACTCTCCCTTGAATATGATTCTGTTTGGGACACTAAACCTGCTTG GTGTCAGCCATGGACAATAACCCTGACTGGCGTGTCACTGATTACGTGCAGCTGGTTGGTTCTACATTCTATCGTCATCACTGTTTTAGTTTCGTCTCTAATATGTGCTTGGTGGTACATCTTTCTATACTCTTATCCTAAG GCATATACAGAAATGATTGCTGAAAGAAGAGCGAAAGTGAAGAGTGGCTCCGAAGACACATATGGATGGTCCAAGAACCAGTGA